In the genome of Hymenobacter taeanensis, one region contains:
- a CDS encoding HTTM domain-containing protein, whose amino-acid sequence MLSSSLQRYFSSLTPVAPLATFRLAFGLLVLASVVRFWAKGWIAELYLRPKFFFSYYGFEWVRPLGMYTYGLFVVCGLCALLVAVGYWYRTASIGLFLSFTYIELMDKSTYLNHYYFVSLVALLLIMLPAGRYFSFDAHRHPQRWRNEVPRWTVDALRLLMGIVYCYAGLAKLNSDWLVHAMPLRIWLPAKNDLPLIGPLLGQLWVAYAFSWFGALYDLTIPYFLLNRRTRPLAYVTVVVFHVLTAILFPIGMFPYVMMVAALIFFPAEWHERVLKRLQGLLRRDSAPQRPVVPLHYNPVQRQLLLGALGVFFLVQLLLPFRYLLYPHELFWTEEGYRFSWRVMLMEKMGQVQFRVVDSQTKRALLVNNYEHLSVLQEKMMSTQPDMIVQFAHYLRDYYARQGVYAPQVYADAYVSLNGRLGKAFIDPSVNLARIHDDLRAKPWILPFDDEITGL is encoded by the coding sequence ATGCTTAGTAGCTCCCTGCAGCGCTACTTCTCTTCACTTACCCCAGTGGCTCCGCTGGCTACGTTCCGGTTGGCTTTCGGGCTGCTGGTACTGGCCAGCGTAGTGCGTTTTTGGGCGAAAGGGTGGATTGCGGAGTTGTATCTGCGCCCGAAGTTTTTCTTCAGCTACTATGGCTTTGAGTGGGTGCGGCCGCTGGGCATGTACACGTATGGCCTGTTTGTAGTGTGTGGGTTATGTGCGCTGCTGGTAGCCGTGGGCTACTGGTACCGCACTGCCAGCATTGGGCTGTTCCTGAGCTTCACGTACATCGAACTCATGGACAAGAGCACCTACCTGAACCACTACTACTTCGTGAGTCTGGTAGCGTTGCTACTCATCATGCTGCCAGCCGGACGCTATTTCTCCTTCGACGCCCACCGGCACCCGCAACGCTGGCGTAACGAGGTGCCGCGCTGGACCGTTGATGCTCTGCGCTTGCTCATGGGCATAGTGTACTGCTACGCTGGCCTAGCTAAACTTAACTCCGACTGGCTGGTGCACGCTATGCCACTACGCATCTGGCTACCGGCCAAGAATGATTTACCCCTGATTGGGCCTTTGCTAGGCCAGTTGTGGGTGGCTTACGCTTTCAGCTGGTTCGGCGCCCTCTATGACCTGACAATACCGTACTTCCTGCTTAACCGCCGCACCCGGCCCCTGGCCTATGTTACCGTAGTGGTGTTCCATGTGCTGACGGCCATCCTGTTTCCCATTGGCATGTTCCCATACGTGATGATGGTGGCGGCGCTGATTTTCTTCCCAGCTGAGTGGCACGAGCGGGTACTGAAACGCCTACAGGGGCTGCTGCGCCGTGACTCCGCTCCTCAGCGGCCGGTGGTTCCCTTGCATTACAACCCTGTGCAGCGGCAGTTGTTACTCGGCGCACTGGGCGTCTTTTTCCTGGTTCAGTTGCTGTTGCCGTTCCGCTACCTGCTGTATCCTCATGAGCTGTTCTGGACGGAGGAAGGCTACCGTTTTTCCTGGCGGGTGATGCTGATGGAAAAGATGGGCCAGGTGCAGTTTAGGGTGGTCGACAGCCAAACTAAGCGGGCTTTGCTGGTTAACAATTACGAACACCTGAGCGTGCTGCAGGAAAAAATGATGAGCACCCAGCCTGACATGATTGTGCAGTTTGCTCACTACCTGCGCGACTATTATGCACGCCAAGGTGTGTATGCTCCCCAAGTGTACGCCGATGCCTACGTCAGCCTGAACGGGCGACTGGGCAAGGCGTTCATTGACCCTTCCGTGAACTTGGCCCGCATCCACGATGACCTGCGGGCCAAGCCCTGGATTTTACCCTTCGACGATGAAATTACCGGTTTATAG
- a CDS encoding TonB-dependent receptor, with protein MLTGTAVVAQQVSLQGRVREAGKGQPVSGCEVYVRGSRQIARTDSAGVFTLNRLAPGRLQLQLSSIGHEPLRTEVKVSAEGGEVDFELTRRERQLREVVVAAQQTKFGQTRLREVEGTAIFAAKKSEVIIPDNLVANLATNNARQVYSRVAGLNIWESDQGGLQLSIGGRGLDPNRTANFNVRQNGYDISADALGYPESYYTPPTEAIKRIQLVRGAASLQYGTQFGGLLNFELRQPEPDKTVSVVSRQSVGSYGFFNSFNSVSGTVKKLSYYGFAQYKRGDGWRLNSHFDSKTAYADVRYQLTENLKLGGQFTHMDYLAQQPGGLSDRQFARDARQSNRARNWFDVDWNLFNLSADWKLNPRANINLTTFALVASRKSLGYRPNFVERADDDTQLRDLISGQFRNVGLEARYLNRYGLGDSKSGVLLVGTRLYRGYSHNVQGFGPAGRKADFRFVDPSEGLSSQSSYSDYRFPNYNAALFAENIFYFGEKFSLTPGLRYEYIRTRAEGSYGSVERDLANNIIASNTYREQRTSPRGFVIGGLGASFKPVEQREFYANISQNYRSITFSDMQLANNSLVIDPNLRDERGYSADLGLRGEQEQWLTYDLSLFALRYNNRIGEVQTFDANDRILRFRGNIGRALILGVESYAEVDMLQRLNLATGSDRWRWSTFGNVALIRSRYTASQNKQVVGKQVEFVPSVNLKAGMQGGFGPFKASVQFTYLSDQFSEATNAPNSPQDRLPDANSAVVGLIPAYHIWDASLLWERRWLKLEASVNNLSNTIYFTRRATGYPGPGILPSDPRSFFLTAAVKW; from the coding sequence ATGCTCACAGGTACCGCCGTAGTAGCCCAGCAGGTTAGCCTGCAGGGGCGCGTACGTGAGGCGGGTAAGGGCCAGCCCGTTAGCGGCTGCGAGGTATATGTGCGTGGCTCTCGCCAAATTGCCCGCACCGACAGCGCCGGCGTGTTTACCCTGAACCGCTTGGCTCCCGGCCGCTTGCAGCTTCAACTTTCCTCTATCGGCCACGAGCCGCTACGCACTGAGGTAAAAGTGTCTGCCGAGGGCGGCGAGGTTGATTTTGAGCTAACCCGCCGAGAGCGTCAGCTCCGGGAGGTGGTAGTGGCCGCCCAACAGACCAAGTTCGGGCAAACGCGCTTGCGCGAAGTGGAAGGCACCGCCATCTTCGCGGCTAAAAAGTCGGAGGTCATCATCCCCGACAACCTAGTGGCCAACCTAGCTACCAACAATGCCCGGCAGGTTTACTCGCGAGTAGCGGGGCTAAACATCTGGGAAAGCGACCAGGGCGGGCTGCAGCTGAGCATTGGCGGACGAGGCCTAGACCCCAACCGCACAGCCAACTTCAACGTCCGGCAGAACGGCTACGACATTTCTGCCGATGCGCTAGGCTACCCTGAAAGCTACTACACCCCGCCCACGGAGGCCATCAAGCGTATTCAGCTGGTGCGTGGGGCAGCCTCGCTGCAGTACGGCACCCAGTTCGGTGGCTTGCTCAACTTTGAGCTACGTCAGCCCGAGCCTGACAAGACCGTAAGCGTAGTATCGCGCCAGTCGGTGGGCTCCTACGGCTTCTTTAATTCTTTCAATAGTGTGAGCGGCACGGTAAAGAAGCTCAGCTACTACGGCTTCGCCCAGTACAAGCGTGGCGACGGGTGGCGTCTCAACTCCCACTTCGACAGCAAAACAGCCTATGCCGATGTGCGCTACCAGCTAACGGAGAACTTGAAGCTTGGGGGCCAGTTTACTCACATGGATTACCTGGCTCAGCAGCCAGGGGGCCTCAGCGACCGGCAGTTTGCGCGCGATGCGCGGCAGTCGAACCGGGCCCGCAACTGGTTTGATGTTGACTGGAACCTGTTTAACCTGTCGGCCGATTGGAAACTCAATCCACGCGCAAATATTAACCTGACCACCTTCGCCCTGGTAGCTTCGCGTAAGTCACTGGGCTACCGGCCTAACTTCGTGGAGCGCGCCGACGACGATACGCAGCTGCGCGACCTGATTTCGGGTCAGTTCCGTAACGTAGGTCTCGAGGCCCGCTACCTAAATCGGTACGGCCTCGGCGACAGCAAGAGCGGAGTGCTGCTGGTAGGCACGCGCCTATACCGTGGCTACAGCCATAACGTGCAGGGCTTTGGGCCGGCGGGCCGCAAAGCTGATTTCCGCTTCGTTGACCCTTCGGAGGGCCTGAGCAGCCAGTCGTCTTACTCCGACTATCGCTTTCCTAACTACAACGCGGCGCTTTTTGCCGAAAACATCTTTTACTTCGGCGAGAAGTTTTCTCTCACCCCTGGCCTACGCTACGAGTACATCCGGACTCGCGCTGAAGGCAGCTATGGCAGCGTGGAGCGCGACCTGGCCAACAACATCATTGCCAGCAATACCTACCGGGAGCAGCGCACCAGCCCCCGTGGGTTTGTGATTGGAGGGCTGGGTGCCAGCTTTAAGCCGGTGGAACAGCGTGAGTTCTACGCCAACATTTCGCAGAATTACCGCTCCATTACCTTCAGCGACATGCAGCTTGCCAACAACTCACTGGTAATTGACCCTAACTTACGCGACGAGCGTGGCTACTCCGCCGACCTAGGTCTCCGTGGCGAGCAGGAACAGTGGCTGACTTACGACCTGAGCCTGTTTGCCCTGCGCTATAATAATCGCATTGGGGAAGTGCAGACCTTCGACGCAAACGACCGTATCCTCCGCTTCCGCGGCAACATTGGCCGAGCCCTAATTCTAGGCGTGGAGTCTTACGCGGAGGTGGATATGCTGCAACGCCTTAACCTTGCCACTGGGTCAGACCGTTGGCGCTGGTCAACGTTTGGCAACGTGGCCCTGATTCGCAGCCGCTATACAGCCAGCCAGAATAAGCAGGTAGTAGGCAAGCAGGTGGAGTTTGTGCCTAGCGTAAATCTAAAGGCGGGCATGCAGGGCGGTTTCGGTCCCTTCAAGGCCTCCGTTCAATTCACCTACCTATCGGACCAGTTTTCGGAGGCCACTAATGCTCCTAACAGCCCCCAAGACCGCCTGCCCGATGCCAATTCCGCCGTGGTAGGCCTAATTCCGGCTTATCACATTTGGGATGCTTCCCTTTTATGGGAGCGGCGCTGGCTGAAACTGGAAGCTAGCGTCAACAACCTGAGCAACACCATCTACTTCACCCGCCGCGCCACTGGTTACCCTGGTCCCGGCATACTACCCTCCGATCCGCGCAGCTTCTTCCTGACAGCGGCTGTCAAGTGGTAG
- a CDS encoding RNA polymerase sigma factor has translation MPTPLSAEPFVAYVNAHQPMLHRICRMYCADADDRQDLYQEIVLQLWRAYPQYEARAKFSTWLYRIALNVAISDLRQRSRKPVAERFGDTVPDVAPPPDAGPDAEDLGQLYRAIERLSDVEKAFVLLYLEERTYEEMADILGITQNHVRVKMHRVQDKLRHLLTQPA, from the coding sequence GTGCCAACCCCCCTTTCTGCCGAGCCGTTTGTGGCCTATGTGAATGCCCACCAGCCGATGCTGCACCGCATCTGCCGGATGTACTGCGCCGATGCCGACGACCGCCAAGACTTATACCAGGAGATTGTGCTGCAGCTCTGGCGGGCGTATCCGCAGTATGAGGCGAGGGCGAAGTTCAGCACCTGGCTCTACCGCATTGCCCTGAACGTAGCCATCTCCGACCTGCGCCAGCGTAGCCGTAAACCAGTGGCCGAGCGCTTCGGCGACACGGTGCCGGACGTGGCTCCGCCGCCCGATGCGGGCCCCGATGCGGAAGACCTAGGCCAGTTATACCGCGCCATTGAGCGGCTTTCGGATGTGGAAAAGGCCTTCGTGCTGCTGTATCTGGAGGAGCGCACTTACGAGGAAATGGCCGACATCCTGGGCATCACCCAAAACCATGTGCGCGTGAAAATGCACCGCGTGCAAGACAAGCTTCGCCACCTACTAACTCAACCAGCCTAA
- a CDS encoding imelysin family protein, whose product MKKSVLFALALVFAALGIISCGKDSGGDQPSPDASVDRKALLTQWADSLVKPGYQRLNDKLVTLKAKTSAFTAAPTAATLVAARQAWQAAYVEWQKVELYEFGPAEQVSLRNHFNIYPADAAGINSNITRGTYNFELATAIPQQGFPALDYLLNGIAANDAAIAQQYATSANHRRYLTDVVAKMEQTFGTVYTQWNGSYRETFINNTGTDASSSLSRVINAYSQYFERYLRAGKVGIPAGTMSGTPNPEKMEAYYLSGALPLQLATTAHTAVQQFFNGRAGQPSLKSYLDAVGAKDSRTGQSLSSFISTQFGVSYQRLSSLGPDLYTTLTARNTDAVASYNEMQKAVRMIKVDMTSALGITVTYVDNDGD is encoded by the coding sequence ATGAAAAAGTCTGTATTATTTGCGCTGGCCCTCGTGTTTGCTGCGCTTGGTATTATCAGCTGCGGTAAAGACTCGGGCGGCGACCAGCCCAGCCCAGACGCCTCTGTTGATCGTAAAGCGCTGCTCACGCAGTGGGCCGATAGCTTGGTGAAGCCAGGTTACCAGCGCCTCAACGACAAGCTGGTGACACTGAAAGCCAAAACATCAGCCTTTACTGCCGCCCCTACTGCGGCCACGCTAGTGGCCGCTCGCCAAGCATGGCAGGCTGCCTATGTGGAATGGCAAAAAGTGGAGCTTTACGAGTTTGGCCCCGCTGAGCAGGTAAGCCTGCGCAATCACTTCAACATCTACCCCGCCGACGCAGCTGGCATTAACAGCAACATCACGCGCGGCACGTACAACTTTGAGTTGGCAACGGCTATTCCCCAGCAGGGTTTTCCAGCGCTTGACTACCTGCTTAACGGCATTGCCGCCAACGACGCGGCCATTGCGCAGCAGTACGCCACCTCGGCGAATCATCGCCGGTACCTGACAGATGTAGTAGCCAAGATGGAGCAAACCTTTGGTACGGTATACACCCAGTGGAACGGCTCCTACCGCGAGACGTTCATTAACAACACCGGCACCGACGCTAGCTCTTCCCTCTCGCGGGTTATTAATGCTTACTCGCAATACTTCGAGCGGTACCTGCGCGCTGGCAAAGTGGGCATTCCGGCCGGCACAATGAGTGGCACGCCCAACCCCGAAAAGATGGAAGCGTACTACCTGAGCGGTGCACTGCCTTTACAATTGGCTACCACGGCGCATACCGCGGTGCAGCAGTTCTTCAATGGCCGCGCTGGCCAGCCTTCTCTCAAGAGCTACCTTGATGCCGTAGGCGCCAAGGATAGCCGCACGGGACAATCCCTGAGCAGCTTCATTAGCACCCAGTTTGGCGTGTCATACCAGCGGCTCAGCTCCCTCGGCCCCGATCTGTACACCACCCTAACCGCACGCAATACTGACGCTGTAGCTTCCTACAACGAGATGCAAAAGGCCGTGCGCATGATCAAGGTTGATATGACCTCAGCGCTGGGCATTACGGTTACATATGTCGATAACGACGGCGACTAA
- a CDS encoding DUF4856 domain-containing protein: protein MTFKYASLALVALAFGFSSCDKNDSESAPALRTKLDASTLTSSSKYTESFKDANGQSTVDLTTANQRLDMFSELNSYMSLVAVAAPATPQTLDVVKLRGYYANTGGYFTGAGLNSSGLQLRNTTAASFPANNAETVRTYIDTKLAQLATASQSVNNVATPGNAGRLGRYLVDANGFEVNQIIQKALLGALLLDQIDNVLLTDNALSANNSKVVDGKTYSELEHNWDLAYGYLTSNAIMTTDINATPRERFLAGYLNEKNGPASPGVYLAFLKGRASIVNNDAAGVKTQAGIIRTELEKTIALAAVSYLTNWKAASALDVKAHALGEGIGFIYSLRFCSKYGADAAFSDNILNGLTSGAQGAWSLTNAQADVAINAIKAKFNI from the coding sequence ATGACATTCAAGTACGCTTCGCTGGCACTAGTTGCGCTGGCTTTTGGCTTTTCTTCCTGCGATAAAAACGATAGTGAGTCAGCACCAGCTTTGCGGACTAAGCTGGATGCTAGCACATTAACTAGCTCATCTAAGTACACCGAATCGTTTAAGGATGCCAACGGGCAGTCAACGGTAGATCTGACCACTGCTAACCAGCGGCTGGATATGTTCTCGGAGCTGAACTCGTACATGTCACTGGTGGCTGTAGCCGCTCCGGCTACTCCCCAAACGCTGGATGTAGTTAAGCTGCGCGGATATTATGCCAACACTGGTGGCTACTTCACGGGTGCTGGCCTAAACTCTTCGGGCCTGCAACTCCGCAACACCACAGCGGCTTCGTTCCCAGCGAACAACGCAGAAACCGTCCGCACTTATATTGATACCAAGCTAGCCCAGCTGGCCACCGCCAGCCAGTCAGTAAACAACGTTGCTACGCCCGGCAACGCTGGTCGCCTGGGTCGTTACCTGGTTGATGCCAACGGATTCGAGGTTAACCAGATCATTCAAAAAGCTCTTCTTGGCGCTTTGTTGCTCGACCAAATCGACAACGTGCTGCTGACTGACAACGCACTATCAGCCAATAACAGCAAGGTGGTAGACGGCAAAACTTACTCTGAGCTGGAGCACAACTGGGACCTGGCCTACGGCTACCTCACCAGCAACGCCATCATGACCACCGACATCAACGCCACTCCTCGGGAGCGTTTCTTGGCTGGCTACCTGAATGAGAAGAATGGTCCGGCCTCTCCCGGCGTGTACCTGGCCTTCCTGAAGGGCCGTGCATCCATCGTCAATAACGATGCGGCCGGCGTGAAAACCCAGGCTGGCATTATCCGCACCGAGCTGGAAAAAACCATTGCCTTGGCGGCCGTATCGTACCTGACGAACTGGAAAGCTGCTTCTGCGCTTGATGTGAAGGCACACGCTCTGGGCGAGGGTATCGGTTTCATCTACTCGCTACGCTTCTGCAGCAAGTACGGTGCTGATGCAGCCTTCTCCGACAACATCCTCAACGGCCTGACGAGCGGCGCTCAGGGTGCTTGGAGCCTGACCAATGCCCAAGCTGACGTGGCCATCAACGCCATCAAAGCCAAGTTCAACATCTAG
- a CDS encoding ABC transporter ATP-binding protein: MQSILQAIDVHKAYAAHVALNGVSLDIPEGSIFGLLGPNGAGKTSLIRIITQITGADSGEIRFRGERLNPSHIAQIGYLPEERGLYKKMKVGEQLLYLARLRGLSRADATQRIKGWLERFDIKAWAEKNVEDLSKGMQQKVQFVATVLHEPSLIILDEPFSGFDPINANLIKDEILNLRDKGATIIFSTHRMESVEEMCDNIALINRSRKVLDGPVGAIKDQFKTHTYEVEGQGRLMVMHPDFEVLEHKERENGHFYDRIQLHAGTTPNDLLRYLISQVEVHAFREQIPSINEIFIRRVRETMPETLVEELETSR; the protein is encoded by the coding sequence GTGCAATCAATTCTACAAGCTATCGACGTGCACAAGGCTTACGCAGCCCACGTTGCTCTTAATGGCGTGAGCCTGGATATTCCGGAAGGCAGCATTTTTGGGCTGCTAGGCCCAAACGGCGCCGGCAAAACCTCTCTCATCCGCATCATCACGCAAATTACGGGCGCCGACTCCGGCGAAATCCGGTTCCGAGGTGAACGGCTGAACCCCAGCCACATTGCCCAGATTGGGTATTTGCCCGAGGAGCGAGGCCTCTACAAGAAAATGAAAGTGGGCGAGCAGCTGCTCTACCTGGCCCGTCTGCGGGGGCTGAGCCGCGCCGATGCTACCCAGCGCATTAAAGGGTGGCTGGAGCGTTTCGATATTAAAGCCTGGGCCGAGAAGAACGTAGAAGATCTGAGCAAAGGCATGCAGCAGAAGGTGCAGTTTGTGGCTACCGTGCTGCACGAGCCCAGCCTGATTATTCTGGACGAGCCCTTCTCCGGCTTCGACCCCATCAACGCCAACCTCATCAAGGACGAAATCCTGAACCTTCGCGACAAGGGGGCCACCATCATTTTCTCTACGCACCGCATGGAGTCGGTGGAGGAGATGTGCGACAACATTGCCCTGATTAATCGCAGCCGCAAGGTGCTTGATGGGCCCGTGGGCGCCATTAAGGATCAGTTTAAAACCCACACCTATGAGGTAGAGGGCCAGGGCCGCCTGATGGTAATGCACCCCGATTTTGAGGTGCTGGAACACAAAGAGCGCGAAAACGGCCATTTCTACGACCGTATTCAGTTGCACGCCGGCACCACGCCTAACGATTTGCTACGCTACCTCATCAGTCAGGTGGAGGTGCATGCGTTTCGCGAGCAGATTCCGAGCATCAACGAGATTTTCATTCGCCGTGTGCGCGAAACGATGCCGGAAACCCTGGTGGAGGAGCTGGAAACCAGCCGCTAG
- a CDS encoding ABC transporter permease: protein MDSKFWLVAQREYLTRVRKRSFLILTLLVPLLIAGFGFFVAKIAMSDNDTVDVVRVLDASGQGVGSRLTSIKQLQFVPVQGNLEDAKKTYLKSDDAGLLYLPAGLSPQNTGGVQLFAKGNVSLKKQAAVESALNKTFSDLKMQQSGLSQEKLDQLKSNVDVTSINLDESGKEKNSNALATSGISYALALLIYMFIFIYGVQIMRGVGEEKSSRIMEVMLSSVKPFQLMMGKIIGIAAVGLTQFLLWGILSWGASTIVGTYVLDKMSTKKTEVAAAGATTTEDGRTVAAGSSAGAGATMAPGQAPDAATAIGNRFSVFKVLGELPIGTILFGFVIYFLGGYLLYGALFGAIGAAVDDQTDTQQFMFPITLPLILSYIIGVSVILRNPDGPVAFWMSMIPFTSPIAMVIRLPFGVPMWQLALSIVLLIIGFIGTVWVAARIYRVGILMYGKKVTYGELSKWMFYKG from the coding sequence ATGGACTCTAAATTCTGGCTTGTTGCTCAACGCGAATATCTTACCCGGGTACGCAAGCGTAGCTTTCTGATTTTAACCCTGCTCGTGCCATTGCTGATTGCGGGCTTCGGTTTCTTCGTGGCTAAAATTGCCATGTCAGACAACGACACCGTGGATGTGGTGCGCGTGCTTGATGCCAGCGGGCAAGGCGTAGGTAGCCGCCTTACTTCCATTAAACAACTCCAGTTTGTACCCGTGCAGGGCAACCTGGAAGATGCCAAAAAGACCTACCTCAAGTCTGATGATGCCGGGCTGCTGTACCTGCCCGCGGGCCTCTCGCCCCAAAATACCGGGGGCGTACAGCTATTTGCTAAAGGCAACGTAAGCCTGAAAAAGCAAGCCGCGGTAGAGTCGGCCCTTAACAAGACCTTTTCCGATCTGAAGATGCAGCAGTCGGGCCTCTCACAGGAGAAGCTGGATCAGCTCAAGTCGAACGTAGATGTTACCAGCATCAACCTGGATGAAAGCGGGAAGGAGAAGAACAGCAACGCGCTGGCTACCTCGGGTATCTCATACGCGCTGGCTCTGCTGATTTACATGTTCATCTTTATTTACGGCGTGCAGATTATGCGCGGGGTAGGTGAGGAGAAATCGAGCCGGATTATGGAGGTGATGCTGTCGTCGGTGAAGCCGTTTCAGCTGATGATGGGCAAAATCATTGGTATTGCCGCCGTAGGCCTCACGCAGTTTTTACTGTGGGGCATACTTTCCTGGGGTGCCTCCACCATTGTGGGTACTTACGTGCTGGATAAAATGTCGACCAAGAAAACGGAGGTTGCTGCCGCTGGTGCTACCACCACCGAAGATGGTCGCACGGTGGCGGCTGGCTCATCGGCGGGAGCGGGAGCTACTATGGCACCCGGGCAAGCGCCCGATGCGGCCACGGCCATAGGCAACCGGTTCAGCGTATTTAAGGTGCTGGGGGAGCTGCCCATTGGCACCATTCTCTTTGGCTTCGTGATTTACTTCCTGGGGGGGTACCTGCTTTACGGGGCGCTGTTTGGCGCCATTGGGGCCGCCGTAGACGACCAGACCGATACCCAGCAATTCATGTTCCCGATTACGCTGCCCCTGATTCTGAGCTACATCATTGGCGTGAGCGTTATTCTGCGCAACCCCGATGGGCCCGTGGCTTTCTGGATGTCGATGATACCATTTACCTCGCCCATTGCCATGGTTATCCGGCTGCCATTTGGGGTACCCATGTGGCAGCTGGCTCTCTCTATTGTGCTGCTGATAATTGGGTTTATTGGCACGGTATGGGTAGCCGCCCGCATTTACCGCGTGGGCATCCTGATGTATGGTAAGAAGGTAACTTACGGAGAGCTCTCTAAGTGGATGTTCTACAAAGGCTAG